In Paenibacillus dendritiformis, the DNA window CAGAACGTCGTGCTGCGCCGGATGGTCGAGCTGGGGTGGTTGACCGAAGGGGAGCGCCAGCATCTGAAGAAAGCGGAAATCGTTCACGCTTCTTGATGGAGCGGAGGGGGCTGTCTTATTCAGCCGTGTGCAGCTCCGGCGAGACAGCCCCCTGATTATTGTCAGCCCGACTTGCTGAGAATTAAGGGGGACGCAGGGAAATACAAGGAATGCGGGAAAACTGCAAAAATGCAGCATTTTCTTCTGGCATTTACACCGTAAGAGGAGTTCCTGCAAAACTCAGGCTGTTGAGAAAGAAGTTTTGAGTAGGAAAATGGATATTTCCACCATCCTGAAAAGTGCACCATTTCCCTGGACACGCCCATCCGGCAGGCGAAATCCGCAAAACTCCACGATTTCTCCAGACGCTCCTATTCAGTAAGCGAAATCCTGCATAAATACAGCAATTCGCTATGGACGACTAGTCCAGAAAGGGAATCCTGCAAAATTACAGGAATTTTCCCCGTTTCGCTTCGGCTTGAAGCAAAAGGGCCTAAAATGATGTAGATTTGCAGCAATTCCTCGGGATGTGGACTCATTAAGCAGAATTTCCTGTAAAATAGCAGCAATTTCCTCCGCACGTCCAAGCCCCAGGAGGCAACGATGCTTCGAGCAGGCCGATAATGCTTCCAGCAGGCCGGATAATGCGATGATGCCCCCAACATCCGGCGCGGTCGCTTGGATCCCGTAAAATCAGGCCATTGAGTAGTATATGGGGCTTTTTACTTGTGATTGATCTCTTCTCCCGGTAGAGAAAATCGATTTAAAACACTCTAAGAGCCAAAGTTTGGATGACGAAAATGGACCATCTCCACCCCTTCACAAAAAACAGGGGTTTTCCAACAGCCTGAAAACTGCATCAATTTCATCCTAAACAGTAGATTCAAAGCAAAATTCGGCGAAAAAGATGCTATATTGCAGGAATGTAATAAGATAAGGTTGTAAATCGCGGAAATTCCTGCATCTATGCAGGATTCAATGCTTCTTCCATCTGACTCGTCCATCTGCGGCCGCGGTTCTCTCCCCGTCTCTCCCTCCTCTTTAATCCCGCTCTCTACTCCTGCACTACCACCTGCACTACCACCTGCACTACCACCTGCACTACCACCTGCACTACCACCTGCACTACCACCTGCACTACCACCTGCACTACCACCTGCATCACCACCTGTACCAATACCTGTACCACCACCTGCACCAACACCTGCACTAACCACCTGCCCCAACACCTGCCCAACTGCTGCATCTACTCCTGCCTCAGTACTCCTGCCACTGCATTATCTATTGACCCGTCATGCCCCGCACCCTTGTGCACGGTCTATGCACCTCCTAGGGGGCGGGCAGTTCTTTAACTGCAGTAGCCGCCTGGAGCGTCAAGTTGTATAATATTTGTAGGGAAAGGGGGATTCTTCATCTATGGACGCGACGCTGCTTGTATTTGTATATTTGCTGGCCGTCAATATCGCAGGCTATCAGATGATGGCGGCGGACAAGCGCCGGGCGATCCGGCACCGGCGGCGCATTCCGGAGCGGAAGCTGTTCTTGGCCGCCTGGCTGGGAGGCGCCCTGGGCGTGCTGACCGGGATGTACAACCAGCGCCACAAGACGCAGCATGTGACGTTTACGGCGGGAATCCCATTCATTCTTATCGTGAATATTGTCGTGTTCGGTTATTTTTTTATCAAAATCGGGTAATAGTGGAGTATCTGTTCCGCAGGCGCGCATCAAGGGACGCGATGTGGATCGCTCTTGGCAGCAGGATACTCTTATTACATAGCGTTGACTATAAGAAAGCGTGGTGGAATGTATGGTATTCAATCGTATTCTTGTCGCTTATGACGGATCGGAGCCATCGAAGAAGGCTTTGCGCCATGCCATCAGCCTGGCGGAGAACCATGCGGAAGCGATGCTTCGCGTGGTGCATGTATTCCAGTTCCCGCAATATTTTATCGGAACCGCGTATGCGACGGCGACCGTCGAGACGAATGAGGAGCTGTACCAGTATGCCGAACAGACGCAGAACGAGGCGGAGCAGCAGGTGGCCCTGCTTGGCGATCGGGCCGAGGTGAAGCTGCTGCAAGGCCCTCCGGGACAATCCATTGTCGCCGAAGCCGAGGAGTTCGGCTGCGATCTGGTCGTGATCGGCAGCCGGGGGCTGAGCGGATTCAAGGAATTCGTGCTCGGCAGCGTCAGCCACCATGTCGTGCAGCATGCGAAGGTGCCTGTCCTCGTCATGAAATAACTTGATACATTGGGAAGGACCGGAAGACGCGCATGCGGAGGCCGGTTCTTTTTATTAGATAGGCATAACGAACTAAATCCGAACAATAAGATATATTTAATGCATTATATTCGTATTTTAATTCTTGACATGGCTGTTACCCCTTGTTACACTGGAGTTGCTTGAACCATTAACGAATAATTTTGAAATCCTATCGATATAATTTCATCTTTCTGAACTCGTATAATTCCGGGAATATGGCCGGAAGTTTCTACCCAAGGACCGTAAATCTTTGGACTACGAGAATGACGACCGGACGGATATGCCGCAGGTCTGTTTGCTGCTGCCTGCCATCGGGGAGGCGGAGGGCGGACTTGGCTTTTTGGACAGCCGAGGCTCGTCATTCTTGGGTTCGAAGACTGCGATCAGGGGGTAGCCATCCGCTGATTTTTTTATGCTCATGACAGGGATTATTCGGAAGCCGGGCAAAAAATAGGGTGAAAGCAGGTGCACGACGATGGACAAGGACAACGTGCGGGTAGGCGTAATTATGGGAAGCGTGTCCGACTGGGAGACGATGCGTCTCGCGTGCGAGGTGCTGAAGGAATTCGGGGTTCCGTTCGAGAGCAAGGTCGTATCGGCCCACCGGACGCCGGACGAGATGTTCCATTATGCGGAGACGGCCGCGGAGCGAGGACTTCGCGTGATTATCGCGGGCGCGGGCGGGGCCGCCCATCTGCCGGGCATGGTCGCCGCGAAGACGGTGCTGCCGGTCATTGGAGTGCCGGTGCGGTCCTCGCAGTTGAACGGGATGGACTCGCTCCTGTCCATCGTGCAGATGCCGGCCGGCGTACCCGTGGCGACGGTGGCGATCGGACCGGCGGGGGCGACGAACGCCGGGCTCTTGGCCGTGCAGATGCTTGGCATGCACGATGAGGAGCTGCGCGCGAAGATGGAAGCGCGCAGGGAAGCGGTGCGGCAGCAGGTGCAGGCCGCGGGGGACCTCGCATGAGGGCCCCGGCGGACGGCCGCATGCGGCCGCAGGAGAAGGCGCCGGTGCTGGCGCCTGGCGTGACGGTAGGCGTCCTCGGCGGCGGCCAGCTCGGCCGCATGCTGGCGCTGGAGGGCGTCCGCCTCGGCTACCGCTTCGTCGCGCTTGACCCGGCGGCGGATGCGCCCTGCGCCGCGGTGGCCGACCTCATCTGCGCCGATTACGGCGATGAGGACGGGCTGGCGGAGCTGGCGGCGCGTGCGGACGTCATCACGTACGAGTTCGAGAACGTGGACGCCGCCGCCGTCGAGCGGCTCGAGCGGGCCGCTCCCGTGCCGCAGGGCAGCCGCCTGCTTCGTCTGGCGCAGCATCGCCTGCGCGAGAAGGAAGCGCTGCAGGCCGCCGGCATTCCCGTCGCGCCGTTCGCGGCGGTCGCTTCGGCGGGCGAGGTGCGCCGGGCGCTGCGCGCGTTCGGCGGCGCCGGCGTGCTGAAGACGGCCACCGGCGGCTATGACGGCAAGGGCCAGCGCATGCTTCGCCAGGAGAGCGAAGCGGAGGCCGCCTATGCCGAGCTGTCGGCGCTGGCCCCGGAGCTGGTGCTCGAGGCGTTCGTGCCGTTCGAGCACGAGCTGTCCGTTATCGCCGCCCGCAGCCCGCGGGGCGAGATCGCCGTCTTCCCGGCGGCGGAGAACATTCACCGGGAGCATATTCTCCACCTGTCCATCGTCCCGGCGCGCATTCCGGCCGGGGTGCAGGCGGACGCCGAGCGGTTGGCCCGCCGCATCGCGGAGGCGCTCGA includes these proteins:
- a CDS encoding DUF1294 domain-containing protein, encoding MDATLLVFVYLLAVNIAGYQMMAADKRRAIRHRRRIPERKLFLAAWLGGALGVLTGMYNQRHKTQHVTFTAGIPFILIVNIVVFGYFFIKIG
- a CDS encoding universal stress protein — translated: MVFNRILVAYDGSEPSKKALRHAISLAENHAEAMLRVVHVFQFPQYFIGTAYATATVETNEELYQYAEQTQNEAEQQVALLGDRAEVKLLQGPPGQSIVAEAEEFGCDLVVIGSRGLSGFKEFVLGSVSHHVVQHAKVPVLVMK
- the purE gene encoding 5-(carboxyamino)imidazole ribonucleotide mutase, coding for MDKDNVRVGVIMGSVSDWETMRLACEVLKEFGVPFESKVVSAHRTPDEMFHYAETAAERGLRVIIAGAGGAAHLPGMVAAKTVLPVIGVPVRSSQLNGMDSLLSIVQMPAGVPVATVAIGPAGATNAGLLAVQMLGMHDEELRAKMEARREAVRQQVQAAGDLA
- the purK gene encoding 5-(carboxyamino)imidazole ribonucleotide synthase, whose translation is MRAPADGRMRPQEKAPVLAPGVTVGVLGGGQLGRMLALEGVRLGYRFVALDPAADAPCAAVADLICADYGDEDGLAELAARADVITYEFENVDAAAVERLERAAPVPQGSRLLRLAQHRLREKEALQAAGIPVAPFAAVASAGEVRRALRAFGGAGVLKTATGGYDGKGQRMLRQESEAEAAYAELSALAPELVLEAFVPFEHELSVIAARSPRGEIAVFPAAENIHREHILHLSIVPARIPAGVQADAERLARRIAEALDVVGLIAVEMFLTAEGQLLVNELAPRPHNSGHYTMDACRTSQFEQHLRAICNLPLGPTGLVSPVVMANLLGEDAADMVQWFRTDDPAAERYGVTPKLHWYGKSEAKPKRKMGHVNIVAPSTEAALAWMRESNMWRNTRR